A single genomic interval of Dromiciops gliroides isolate mDroGli1 chromosome 1, mDroGli1.pri, whole genome shotgun sequence harbors:
- the MFSD3 gene encoding major facilitator superfamily domain-containing protein 3 isoform X1 — MGYKLALLGALYLVQGLPHGLQAGLLPLLLRSHGLSLTRVGLTRALHAPWLLKVAWAPLVDRRGSPRAWLALSTGALGILCSLLAALPPESGPASSGMPTGAAVLLLLLNAGAAVQDVALDGLAVRLLAPDELGPGNTVQVVAYKLGAALAGGGLLAVTPDLTWGPLFLGLAAAYGLAAALAWGSTALQLPPLQAQESHCHTSRGFRALLAVPGTPWTAGFVLLYKLGEQGAISLFPLFLLDQGVSAAEVGLWNGMVAVGFSIAGSSLGGVLLARHRQPLRLLKPLLQLRIGALAFQMALLSCLPSSSLGGLLKGAALVSLGPQHFLSGTVTTLTFALMMHCSQQAHGTIQGPFRLCPLLSPVHSLQLSGHTGAAGKVAADHRGWSPGRRAGPGAVLHTLPCPLSGSPALSRLGSQ, encoded by the exons ATGGGCTACAAGCTGGCGCTGCTGGGCGCATTGTACCTGGTGCAGGGCCTGCCCCACGGGCTGCAGGCGGGGCTGTTGCCCCTGCTGCTCCGGTCCCACGGCCTCTCGCTGACCCGCGTGGGGCTGACCCGCGCCTTGCACGCGCCCTGGCTGCTCAAGGTCGCCTGGGCCCCGCTGGTAGACCGGCGCGGCTCCCCGCGGGCCTGGCTGGCACTGAGCACCGGGGCGCTGGGGATCCTGTGCTCGCTTTTGGCGGCGCTGCCCCCCGAATCCGGGCCCGCCTCCTCGGGGATGCCCACCGGGGCTGCcgtgctgttgctgctgctgaacGCCGGGGCCGCAGTGCAGGACGTGGCGCTGGACGGGCTGGCCGTGCGGCTGCTGGCCCCTGACGAACTGGGCCCCGGCAACACTGTCCAGGTGGTGGCCTACAAGCTAGGGGCCGCCCTGGCCGGTGGGGGGCTGCTGGCAGTGACTCCCGACCTCACCTGGGGGCCCCTCTTTCTTGGTCTTGCAGCGGCCTATGGGCTGGCCGCTGCCTTAGCCTGGGGGTCCACTGCCCTGCAGCTCCCACCTCTGCAGGCCCAGGAGAGCCACTGCCACACTTCACGTGGGTTCCGTGCCCTCCTGGCGGTGCCAGGGACCCCATGGACTGCTGGCTTCGTCCTGCTGTACAAGTTGG GTGAACAGGGTGCCATCAGCCTGTTCCCTCTCTTTCTGCTGGACCAGGGGGTGTCAGCGGCTGAAGTGGGGCTGTGGAATGGGATGGTGGCTGTGGGCTTCTCCATTGCTGGTTCTTCCCTGGGTGGTGTTCTTCTTGCCAGGCACAG GCAGCCCCTGCGTCTCCTGAAGCCCCTTCTGCAGCTGCGCATTGGGGCCCTGGCCTTCCAGATGGCTCTGCTCTCCTGCCTCCCTAGTTCCAGTCTGGGGGGCCTCTTAAAAG GGGCTGCTTTGGTGAGCCTCGGCCCCCAGCACTTTCTGAGTGGAACTGTGACCACCCTCACCTTTGCTCTTATGATGCACTGCAGCCAGCAAGCACATGGCACAATCCAg GGTCCCTTTAGGCTgtgccctctcctctccccagtccactcACTACAGCTTTCTGGCCACACTGGAGCTGCTGGGAAAGTTGCTGCTGACCACAGGGGCTGGAGCCCTGGCAGACGGGCTGGGCCTGGGGCTGTGCTTCACACTCTTCCTTGTCCTCTCTCTGGTAGCCCTGCTCTATCTAGACTTGGCTCCCAGTAA
- the MFSD3 gene encoding major facilitator superfamily domain-containing protein 3 isoform X3, which translates to MGYKLALLGALYLVQGLPHGLQAGLLPLLLRSHGLSLTRVGLTRALHAPWLLKVAWAPLVDRRGSPRAWLALSTGALGILCSLLAALPPESGPASSGMPTGAAVLLLLLNAGAAVQDVALDGLAVRLLAPDELGPGNTVQVVAYKLGAALAGGGLLAVTPDLTWGPLFLGLAAAYGLAAALAWGSTALQLPPLQAQESHCHTSRGFRALLAVPGTPWTAGFVLLYKLGEQGAISLFPLFLLDQGVSAAEVGLWNGMVAVGFSIAGSSLGGVLLARHRQPLRLLKPLLQLRIGALAFQMALLSCLPSSSLGGLLKGAALVSLGPQHFLSGTVTTLTFALMMHCSQQAHGTIQPCSI; encoded by the exons ATGGGCTACAAGCTGGCGCTGCTGGGCGCATTGTACCTGGTGCAGGGCCTGCCCCACGGGCTGCAGGCGGGGCTGTTGCCCCTGCTGCTCCGGTCCCACGGCCTCTCGCTGACCCGCGTGGGGCTGACCCGCGCCTTGCACGCGCCCTGGCTGCTCAAGGTCGCCTGGGCCCCGCTGGTAGACCGGCGCGGCTCCCCGCGGGCCTGGCTGGCACTGAGCACCGGGGCGCTGGGGATCCTGTGCTCGCTTTTGGCGGCGCTGCCCCCCGAATCCGGGCCCGCCTCCTCGGGGATGCCCACCGGGGCTGCcgtgctgttgctgctgctgaacGCCGGGGCCGCAGTGCAGGACGTGGCGCTGGACGGGCTGGCCGTGCGGCTGCTGGCCCCTGACGAACTGGGCCCCGGCAACACTGTCCAGGTGGTGGCCTACAAGCTAGGGGCCGCCCTGGCCGGTGGGGGGCTGCTGGCAGTGACTCCCGACCTCACCTGGGGGCCCCTCTTTCTTGGTCTTGCAGCGGCCTATGGGCTGGCCGCTGCCTTAGCCTGGGGGTCCACTGCCCTGCAGCTCCCACCTCTGCAGGCCCAGGAGAGCCACTGCCACACTTCACGTGGGTTCCGTGCCCTCCTGGCGGTGCCAGGGACCCCATGGACTGCTGGCTTCGTCCTGCTGTACAAGTTGG GTGAACAGGGTGCCATCAGCCTGTTCCCTCTCTTTCTGCTGGACCAGGGGGTGTCAGCGGCTGAAGTGGGGCTGTGGAATGGGATGGTGGCTGTGGGCTTCTCCATTGCTGGTTCTTCCCTGGGTGGTGTTCTTCTTGCCAGGCACAG GCAGCCCCTGCGTCTCCTGAAGCCCCTTCTGCAGCTGCGCATTGGGGCCCTGGCCTTCCAGATGGCTCTGCTCTCCTGCCTCCCTAGTTCCAGTCTGGGGGGCCTCTTAAAAG GGGCTGCTTTGGTGAGCCTCGGCCCCCAGCACTTTCTGAGTGGAACTGTGACCACCCTCACCTTTGCTCTTATGATGCACTGCAGCCAGCAAGCACATGGCACAATCCAg CCCTGCTCTATCTAG
- the MFSD3 gene encoding major facilitator superfamily domain-containing protein 3 isoform X2 has product MGYKLALLGALYLVQGLPHGLQAGLLPLLLRSHGLSLTRVGLTRALHAPWLLKVAWAPLVDRRGSPRAWLALSTGALGILCSLLAALPPESGPASSGMPTGAAVLLLLLNAGAAVQDVALDGLAVRLLAPDELGPGNTVQVVAYKLGAALAGGGLLAVTPDLTWGPLFLGLAAAYGLAAALAWGSTALQLPPLQAQESHCHTSRGFRALLAVPGTPWTAGFVLLYKLGEQGAISLFPLFLLDQGVSAAEVGLWNGMVAVGFSIAGSSLGGVLLARHRQPLRLLKPLLQLRIGALAFQMALLSCLPSSSLGGLLKGAALVSLGPQHFLSGTVTTLTFALMMHCSQQAHGTIQSTHYSFLATLELLGKLLLTTGAGALADGLGLGLCFTLFLVLSLVALLYLDLAPSNLG; this is encoded by the exons ATGGGCTACAAGCTGGCGCTGCTGGGCGCATTGTACCTGGTGCAGGGCCTGCCCCACGGGCTGCAGGCGGGGCTGTTGCCCCTGCTGCTCCGGTCCCACGGCCTCTCGCTGACCCGCGTGGGGCTGACCCGCGCCTTGCACGCGCCCTGGCTGCTCAAGGTCGCCTGGGCCCCGCTGGTAGACCGGCGCGGCTCCCCGCGGGCCTGGCTGGCACTGAGCACCGGGGCGCTGGGGATCCTGTGCTCGCTTTTGGCGGCGCTGCCCCCCGAATCCGGGCCCGCCTCCTCGGGGATGCCCACCGGGGCTGCcgtgctgttgctgctgctgaacGCCGGGGCCGCAGTGCAGGACGTGGCGCTGGACGGGCTGGCCGTGCGGCTGCTGGCCCCTGACGAACTGGGCCCCGGCAACACTGTCCAGGTGGTGGCCTACAAGCTAGGGGCCGCCCTGGCCGGTGGGGGGCTGCTGGCAGTGACTCCCGACCTCACCTGGGGGCCCCTCTTTCTTGGTCTTGCAGCGGCCTATGGGCTGGCCGCTGCCTTAGCCTGGGGGTCCACTGCCCTGCAGCTCCCACCTCTGCAGGCCCAGGAGAGCCACTGCCACACTTCACGTGGGTTCCGTGCCCTCCTGGCGGTGCCAGGGACCCCATGGACTGCTGGCTTCGTCCTGCTGTACAAGTTGG GTGAACAGGGTGCCATCAGCCTGTTCCCTCTCTTTCTGCTGGACCAGGGGGTGTCAGCGGCTGAAGTGGGGCTGTGGAATGGGATGGTGGCTGTGGGCTTCTCCATTGCTGGTTCTTCCCTGGGTGGTGTTCTTCTTGCCAGGCACAG GCAGCCCCTGCGTCTCCTGAAGCCCCTTCTGCAGCTGCGCATTGGGGCCCTGGCCTTCCAGATGGCTCTGCTCTCCTGCCTCCCTAGTTCCAGTCTGGGGGGCCTCTTAAAAG GGGCTGCTTTGGTGAGCCTCGGCCCCCAGCACTTTCTGAGTGGAACTGTGACCACCCTCACCTTTGCTCTTATGATGCACTGCAGCCAGCAAGCACATGGCACAATCCAg tccactcACTACAGCTTTCTGGCCACACTGGAGCTGCTGGGAAAGTTGCTGCTGACCACAGGGGCTGGAGCCCTGGCAGACGGGCTGGGCCTGGGGCTGTGCTTCACACTCTTCCTTGTCCTCTCTCTGGTAGCCCTGCTCTATCTAGACTTGGCTCCCAGTAACCTGGGTTGA